The Pseudomonas aeruginosa genome includes the window ATCACCCAGCCGCTGCAGCAGAGCCTGGCCAGCGCCGAAGGCATCGACTACATGACCTCGGTGAGCCGGCAGAACTATTCGACCATCTCCATCTACGCGCGGATCGGCGCCAATACCGATCGCCTGGTCACCGAGCTGCTGGCCAAGTCCAACGAAGTGAAGAGCCAGCTGCCGCCGGACGCCGAGGACCCGGTGCTGCAGAAGGAGGCCGCGGACGCCTCGGCGCTGATGTACATCAGCTTCTACAGCGAGCAGATGAACAACCCGCAGATCACCGACTACCTGTCGCGGGTGATCCAGCCCAAGCTGGCGACCCTGCCCGGTATCGCCGAGGCGGAGATCCTCGGCAACCAGGTGTTCGCCATGCGCCTGTGGCTGGACCCGGTGAAGATGGCCGCGTTCGGCGTCACCGCCGGCGAGATCAACCAGGCGGTGCAGCAGTACAACTTCCTCGCCGCCGCCGGCGAGGTGAAGGGCCAGTTGGTGGTCACCAGCGTCAATGCTTCCACCGACCTCAAGTCGCCCCAGGCCTTCGCCGCCATCCCGGTGAAGACCGACGGCGACCGCCGGGTGCTGATGGGTGATGTCGCACGGGTCGAACTGGGCGCCGCCAGCTACGACGCGATCAGTTCGTTCAATGGGATTCCCTCGGTCTACATCGGCATCAAGGGCACGCCCAGCGCCAACCCGCTGGACGTGATCAAGGAAGTGCGGGCGAAGATGCCCGAACTGGAAGAGCAATTGCCGCCCAACCTCAAGGTGTCCATCGCCTACGACGCCACGCGCTTCATTCAGGCCTCCATCGATGAAGTGGTGAAGACCCTCGGCGAGGCGGTGCTGATCGTCATCGTGGTGGTGTTCCTGTTCCTCGGCGCGTTCCGTTCGGTACTGATCCCGGTGGTGACCATTCCGCTGTCGATGATCGGCGTATTGTTCTTCATGCAGGCCATGGGCTACTCGATCAACCTGCTGACCCTGCTGGCGATGGTCCTGGCCATCGGCCTGGTGGTGGACGACGCGATCGTGGTGGTGGAAAACATCCACCGCCACATCGAGGAGGGCAAGCCGCCCTTCGAGGCTGCCCTGGAGGGCGCGCGGGAGATCGCCGTACCGGTGGTCAGCATGACCATCACCCTCGCCGCGGTCTACGCGCCGATCGGCTTCCTCACCGGCCTCACCGGCGCCCTGTTCAAGGAGTTCGCCTTCACCCTGGCCGGCGCGGTGATCATTTCCGGGATCGTCGCCCTGACCCTGTCGCCGATGATGTGCTCGCGCCTGTTGCGCCACGAGGAGAATCCCTCGGGCCTGGCGCATCGCCTCGACCTGATCTTCGAGGGCCTGAAGCAACGCTACCAGCGCGCCCTCCACGGCACCCTGGACACCCGTCCGGTGGTCCTGGTGTTCGCCGTGCTGGTACTGGCGCTGATCCCGGTGCTGCTGATGTTCACCAAGAAGGAGCTGGCGCCGGAAGAGGACCAGGGCATCGTGTTCCTCATGACCAACTCGCCGCAAACCGCCAACCTCGACTACCTGAATCGCTACACCGCCGAGTTCGAAGGCATCTTCCGCAGCTTCCCGGAGTATTACTCGGCGTTCCAGATCAACGGCTACAACGGCGTCCAGGCCGGCATCGGCGGCATGCTGCTCAAGCCCTGGGACGAACGCGAAAAGAGCCAGATGGAATTGCTCCATGTGGTGCAGGCGAAGCTCAACGAGATTCCCGGCGTGCAGATCTTCGCCTTCAACCTGCCGTCGCTACCGGGCACCGGCGAGGGCCTGCCATTCCAGTTCGTGCTCAACACCGCCAACGACTACGAGTCGCTGCTGCAAGTGGCGCAACGGGTGAAGCAGCGCGCCAGCGAGTCCGGCAAGTTCGCCTTCCTCGATCTCGACCTGGCGTTCGACAAACCCGAGCTGGTGGTCGACATCGACCGCGAGAAGGCCGCGCAGATGGGCGTCTCCATGCAGGACCTGGGGGTGGCGCTGGCCAGCCTGCTCGGCGAGGGCGAGATCAACCGCTTCACCATCGACGGGCGCAGCTACAAGGTCATCGCCCAGGTCGAACGCCCCTATCGCGACAATCCCGGCTGGCTCGGCAGCTACTACGTGAAGAGCCGCAACGGCCAACTGGTCGCCCTCTCGACCCTGATCGAGACCCACGAACGGGCACGGCCACGGCAACTGAACCAGTTCCAGCAGCTCAACTCGGCGATCATCTCCGGCTTCCCCATCGTCAGCATGGGCGAGGCCATCGAGACGGTTCAGCAGATCGCCCGCGAGGAAGCCCCGCGTGGCTTCGCCGTCGACTACGCCGGCGCTTCCCGGCAATACGTGCAGGAAGGCAGCGCATTGCTGGTCACCTTCGGACTGGCCCTGGCGATCATCTTCCTGGTCCTCGCCGCACAGTTCGAAAGCTTCCGCGATCCGCTGGTGATCATGGTCACCGTGCCGCTGTCGATCTGCGGTGCGCTGATACCGCTGTTCCTCGGCGTGTCGAGCCTGAACATCTATACCCAGGTCGGCCTGGTGACACTGATCGGCCTGATCAGCAAACACGGCATCCTGATCGTCGAGTTCGCCAACCAGTTGCGCCACGAACAGGGGCTGGGGCGTCGCGAGGCCATCGAGCAGGCCGCCGCGATCCGCCTGCGGCCAGTACTGATGACCACCGCGGCGATGGTGCTCGGGGTGATCCCGCTGATCCTCGCCACCGGCGCCGGGGCGGTCAGTCGCTTCGACATCGGCATCGTGATCGCGACCGGCATGTCGGTGGGCACCCTCTTCACCCTGTTCGTCCTGCCGTGCATCTACACCCTGGTGGCCAGGCCGGATGCCCCGCCAGGCGTGACGCAAGCGGCCAACGCACACTGATCGGAAACGGCGGACAGCGACAACAGCGCTGTCCGCCGGCGCTGTCGCCCCATCCCACAGCCCTCCGGGCGCGATCCTATGTCCGCCGGCAGCCGCCTCCAGTAGACTGCCCGCTGAAACGCAGTGGTGAGACGAGCATGGCCGAGAGCGCTTTTTCCGAACGTATCGTGCAGAACCTGCTGGATACCGACTTCTACAAGCTGACCATGATGCAGGCGGTGCTGCACAACTATCCCAACGCCGAGGTGGAGTGGGAGTTCCGCTGCCGCAACCAGGAAGACCTGCGCCTGTACCTGCCGGCCATCCGCGAACAGCTGGAATACCTGGCGGGCCTGGCGATCAGCGACGAGCAACTGGCCTTCCTCGAACGGATTCCCTTCCTGGCGCCGGACTTCATCCGCTTCCTCGGGTTGTTCCGCTTCAACCCGCGCTACGTGCAGACCGGCATCGAGAACGACGAATTCTTCCTGCGCCTGAAAGGTCCCTGGCTGCACGTGATCCTCTTCGAAGTGCCGCTGCTGGCGATGATCAGCGAGGTGCGCAACCGCGCCCGCTACCCGGCCGCCACCGTCGAGCAGGCGCGCGAACGCCTGCAGGAAAAGTTCGATTGGCTGCGCCGGGAGGCCAGCGCCGAGGAACTGGCCGGCTTCAAGATGGCCGACTTCGGTACCCGCCGCCGCTTCTCCTATCGGGTCCACGAGGCGGTGGTGAGCGGTCTGAAGGAGGACTTTCCGGGCTGCTTCGTCGGCACCAGCAACGTCCACCTGGCACGCAAGCTCGACCTCAAGCCCCTCGGCACCATGGCCCACGAATGGCTGATGGCCCACCAGCAGCTCGGTCCGCGCCTGATCGACAGCCAGAGTGCCGCGTTGGACTGCTGGGTCCGCGAATACCGTGGGCTGCTCGGCATCGCGCTGACCGACTGCATCACCACCGATGCCTTCCTGCGCGACTTCGACCTCTATTTCGCCAAGCTCTTCGACGGCCTCCGCCACGACTCGGGCGACCCATTGCTGTGGGCGGAAAAGACCATCGCCCACTACCTCAAGCTGGGCATCGACCCGCTGACCAAGACCCTGGTGTTCTCCGACGGCCTCGACCTGCCACGGGCCCTGAAGATCTATCGCGCGCTGCAGGGCCGGATCAACGTCAGCTTCGGCATAGGCACGCATTTCACCTGCGACCTGCCGGGCGTCGAGCCGATGAACATCGTGGTGAAGATGAGCGCCTGCAACGGCCATCCGGTGGCGAAGATCTCCGATACGCCCGGCAAGGCGCAATGCCAGGACCCTGACTTCATCCACTACCTCAAGCACGTGTTCCAGGTCGCCTAGGGCAAGCCTGGCGCGCCGCGGCAAGGTGGCGCATGAGGCCTGGTCCTTATTCGGCCCATGCCTCCGACGATCTCATCGCCCATGAAAAAGCCCCGCCAAGGCGGGGCTTTTTCGACAAGGAGACTCAGCGCGACAGGCTGGCTCCCCCCTGGGAAAGACCGAACATCAGCAGCAGGATGTCCTTGTTCGGCTGGACCTCCTGGCGCGTCGGCCGCTCGGCCTTGAGCGCCGAAGGCGTCGGGCAGTACTCATGACCGCCGCTCATCTGCACCACGTTCGGCGCGGGTTCGTGCCAGGCGGCAGCCGCGGCTGTAGCCACGGCGAGAGCGCCGACCAGCAACAAACCTCGAGTGATTTCTAATTTCATGTCTGCAACCCTTTGATGGCGCTGCCAAACGCCGTCTGGTAACCATAGATGAAGGCTTGCCACTGCGCGCCAGTCCACGACGAACGGCGCTTCAACTGCTTCAGGTCGTGCTGGGACGCCTTGTTCACCGTAAGGCGGCGGCGGCTCTTCTCCAGGTCGATCAGCGCTACTTCGATGGCCTCACCCTCGACGCGGACGAAGATGTGCTTCGGATAGAGACAACCGTGCTGCCAGTGGGCGAGATTCATCCGGGCAATGGTAGCGCCGATTTGTTGCAGAATTCTTTGGTGCTTCGCTTCGCCCCAGCGGTCCTGGTCACCGCGCGCATAGCACTCGTCGAGGCTGGAGAAACCCTCCAGGGCTTCGGTCACCAGCAGCGCCTGCCATTGCCCGTCGACCTTGCGGCAGCCGGAATAGACCAGGCGCGGCACGCGTATACCGAGCGACTCGAAGGCCCGTAGCGCATCGCGCTCGCGCATGGCGGTGGGATAGCCGAAAGGGCGCTGCCAGTCGCGGTAGACGTGGCCGGTCTGCTGCTTGCGATAGAGCAGCCGTCCATCGCCGGTGTACACCCGCTGCACGCCGCTGGCCCCGCCACGGCGCTCGTTGGGCTCCTCGACCCAGCTGCCGGGTACCTGCAACCACTGGTCGATGGCGGAGTCGCCGGAGATACGTTGCAGGGATGCCAGATCGGGAGCCATCGTTATTCCTTTCGCAAGATATAGACCCGCCACATGTGATACAGCGGGATGAAATCGAGATGCTTCTGGACGACGAAGCCGGCGTCGCGGAACTCGCGCTCGACCGTTTCGGCTGGTAATACGAAGCGGTTCTGGTAGCCGGTCTGTTCCCCGTTCGCTACCCGCCGTGCCTCCATGCGCCTACGCTTCCAGGCCTTGAAATTGCCATCGACCCAGAGGGAAAGGATCACGCTGTCCCGCGTGACCCGGTGAAACTCGCGGAGCAGGACGCGTCGATCGTCCGCCTCGCCGATGTGGTGGAGCAGCCGCATGCAGAAGATATTGTCCACCGAGCTGTCCGGCAGGTCGATGGCGAAAGCGGAAGTCTGCAAGGGCCGTACCCGTTTCACCACACCGTCCGGCTGGCCGGCGCAGGCGACCGCCAGCATGTCCGCGGAATTGTCGGCGCCGATGATCACCCGGTTGTCCTTTTCCGCCAGCAGCGGCCAGAAGCGTCCGGCGCCGCAGGGCAGGTCGAGCACCAGGTTGGGCTGCCCCGCGAGCTTCAGCGCGTGCCGGGCGAGTTGGACGTCGCGCCGGTGGGAAAGTTTCCGGGCGAGGCCGTCCTGATGCTTCTTCAGGTAGGCCTCAGCATGCTCGCGATCATACTTGTGAGAAAAGTCGAGGTCGACAGGCGGATTGTTCATGACGGGAACTCCAGGATTCATGAGACGAACGGTATGAATCCAGCCGTCAAGCTCGGGTCAAGGGGTGGTGAATTTTTCGTCAAGCAACATCGAGTAAAACTTCGAACCGGCAGCCATGCGGCTCCACCGCGCTGAGGGTTACGCTCCAGCCCTCGGCGGCGCAGATCCGCTTCACCAGCGAGAGCCCGAGGCCAAGGCCTTCGCCGCGCCCGGAGCTGGAACTGCCGCGAACGAAGGGCATGAAAATGCGTTCGCGTTGTTCTTCCGGGACGCCCGCCCCGGTGTCCTCGACGCTGAAACCATGCTCGTCGAGGGTCAGCGTGATGCTCCCGGCATCGGTGTAGTGGGTCGCGTTGCGCAACAGGTTGCCCATCACCGCGCGCAGCAGTGGCGCGTTGAACTGGCCGGCGCAGGCACCTTCGTTGCGGTAGTGCAGGGTCAGTCCTCGCGCCTCGACCTGTTCGCGCCAGACCTGGACCAGGTCGTCGGCGATGCTCTCCAGGCTACCGTGGGGCGCCAGGCTTTCCTCGCCCTTCTGCGCACGCGCCAGCAACAGGAAGGTTTGCACCAGGTCGCGCATCTCCTCGGTGGCCTTGGTCATCCGCTCCAGTTGGCCACGGGCGCGCGGGCCGAGGCTGGGTTCTTCGGCCAGCAGTTCGCATGAGGTGGCGATGACCATCAACGGCGTACGCAACTCATGACTGACGTCGCTGGTGAACAATTGCTCGCGCTTGAGCGCGTCGCGCAGGCGGCCAAGGGTCTCGTCGAAGGAAGCGGCCAGCTCGCCGACCTCGTCGTTGGCGTAGTCCGGCGCCAACGGCGGCGCCAGACCGAGCAACTGTTCGCGATGCCGCACCTGGCGCGCCAGGCGCACCACCGGCTCCATCACCTTGCGCGCGAGCATCCAGCCAAGCAGGCCGGCCAGGGCGATGCTCAGCACGTAGCCGGTCAGCACCGAGGCGTAGAGCACCTGCTCGCGCGCTTCGAAATCGCTCTGGTCCTGCAGCAGGACGAAGCGGCGACCATCGATGTCGCGCACCAGCGCATGGAACGACAAGTCGCCCTCGAACACTTCGTGGAAACCGACATCCAGTTGGTCCAGCGCCGGCGGCATGGCGTAGGAGCCCTGGCCGTCGCTGATGAAGAAGCGCATGCCGGGATCGAGCACCGGGTTGCGTCCCTGGGCCAGGTCGTCGCGCAGGATGCGCTCCAGTTCGCCGCCCAGGTCGCGGGAAATCAGGCGCTCCTCGATGATGTGGACCACGCCGACGATGCCGGCGGAGAACAGTCCCCCCACGGCGACCGTCATCAGCATGAAGGCGATGACGATCCGGCGGGCGAGGCTCTGCTTATACTCCATTCGGCTCCTCCGCCAGGCGGTAGCCGACGCCATGCACCGTATGCAGCAAGGCCACGGAGAATGGCTTGTCGATCACCTGACGGAGTTGATGGACGTGGCTGCGCAGGCTGTCACTGTCCGGGCAGTCGTCGCCCCAGACCGCTTCTTCCAGGGCATCCCGGCGCACCACATGGGGGCTCTTCTGCATCAGCACGGCGAGCAGCTTTAGGCCGATCGGATTGAGCTTGAGCGACTTGCCCGCGCGCTTGACCTCCAGGGTATCCAGGTCATAGCTGAGATCGGCCACGCTCAGCTCGCGGCGGCCGCCACCCTGGGCGCGACGCAGCACCGCCTCGATGCGTGCGGAAAGTTCGGAAAGGGCGAAGGGCTTGACCAGGTAATCGTCGGCTCCGGAACGAAACCCCTGCAGGCGATCGTCCAACTGGTCGCGGGCGGTGAGCATGATCACCGGGGTGTCGCGCCGTGCGTCTTCGCGCAGGCGCCGGCACAGGGCATAGCCGTCGATTCCCGGCAGCATCACGTCGAGCACGATCAGGTCGTAGTGCTCGGTGGCCGCCAGGTGCAGGCCGGACAGCCCGTCCTGCGCGCAATCCACGGTATAGCCCTTGAGCGACAGGTAATCGGCCAGGTTGGCCAGGATGTCGCGGTTGTCTTCGACCACCAGTATTCGCATGTCCCACTCCTTCGCAGGAAGACCGATTGAGCGCCTCTCGCGCATTTACGGATTCTTCACCGGCGATTCACACCGGCTCTACGCTCGCCACCAGAGACTGCATGGCGTCTTCCATGGCCGCCGATCATAGCGGCTTTGCGGATGCGCACGAACCCCGGCGGTGGATTTAACCAGCGTCGAAGTCAAGAGAACGTCAACGCCAGCGTTGGAGATCGCATGACCCAGGCCGCCGTCCATTCCCCTTCCCGTCCATTCAACCCCTGGCTGTTCCTCGCCCTGCCGCTGGGCCTGGCGGCACTGCTGCTGGCCTTCGAGCCGGTGACCCTCGACCTCGCCCTGGCCAACCTGATGTACGACCCGGGCGCCGGCTTCATCGGCCGGCACAGTTGGTTCCTGGAGAACATCCTGCACGACCGGGTCAAGCAACTGGTGATCGCCATCAGCGTCCTCGGCCTGCTGGTCTCCATCGCCGGACTGTTCCACCGGCCATGGCGCGCACTGAGCAGGCCGCTGGCCTATGTGTTCCTCGCCATGAGCCTTGCAGCCAGCATAGTCACTCCGCTCAAGGCGCTCACCGCCGTGCAGTGCCCCTGGAGCCTGGCGCAGTTCGGCGGCGAGGAAACCTA containing:
- the mexW gene encoding multidrug efflux RND transporter permease subunit MexW: MAFTDPFIRRPVLASVVSLLIVLLGMQAFSKLVIREYPQMENALITVTTLYAGANAETIQGYITQPLQQSLASAEGIDYMTSVSRQNYSTISIYARIGANTDRLVTELLAKSNEVKSQLPPDAEDPVLQKEAADASALMYISFYSEQMNNPQITDYLSRVIQPKLATLPGIAEAEILGNQVFAMRLWLDPVKMAAFGVTAGEINQAVQQYNFLAAAGEVKGQLVVTSVNASTDLKSPQAFAAIPVKTDGDRRVLMGDVARVELGAASYDAISSFNGIPSVYIGIKGTPSANPLDVIKEVRAKMPELEEQLPPNLKVSIAYDATRFIQASIDEVVKTLGEAVLIVIVVVFLFLGAFRSVLIPVVTIPLSMIGVLFFMQAMGYSINLLTLLAMVLAIGLVVDDAIVVVENIHRHIEEGKPPFEAALEGAREIAVPVVSMTITLAAVYAPIGFLTGLTGALFKEFAFTLAGAVIISGIVALTLSPMMCSRLLRHEENPSGLAHRLDLIFEGLKQRYQRALHGTLDTRPVVLVFAVLVLALIPVLLMFTKKELAPEEDQGIVFLMTNSPQTANLDYLNRYTAEFEGIFRSFPEYYSAFQINGYNGVQAGIGGMLLKPWDEREKSQMELLHVVQAKLNEIPGVQIFAFNLPSLPGTGEGLPFQFVLNTANDYESLLQVAQRVKQRASESGKFAFLDLDLAFDKPELVVDIDREKAAQMGVSMQDLGVALASLLGEGEINRFTIDGRSYKVIAQVERPYRDNPGWLGSYYVKSRNGQLVALSTLIETHERARPRQLNQFQQLNSAIISGFPIVSMGEAIETVQQIAREEAPRGFAVDYAGASRQYVQEGSALLVTFGLALAIIFLVLAAQFESFRDPLVIMVTVPLSICGALIPLFLGVSSLNIYTQVGLVTLIGLISKHGILIVEFANQLRHEQGLGRREAIEQAAAIRLRPVLMTTAAMVLGVIPLILATGAGAVSRFDIGIVIATGMSVGTLFTLFVLPCIYTLVARPDAPPGVTQAANAH
- the pncB gene encoding nicotinate phosphoribosyltransferase, translated to MAESAFSERIVQNLLDTDFYKLTMMQAVLHNYPNAEVEWEFRCRNQEDLRLYLPAIREQLEYLAGLAISDEQLAFLERIPFLAPDFIRFLGLFRFNPRYVQTGIENDEFFLRLKGPWLHVILFEVPLLAMISEVRNRARYPAATVEQARERLQEKFDWLRREASAEELAGFKMADFGTRRRFSYRVHEAVVSGLKEDFPGCFVGTSNVHLARKLDLKPLGTMAHEWLMAHQQLGPRLIDSQSAALDCWVREYRGLLGIALTDCITTDAFLRDFDLYFAKLFDGLRHDSGDPLLWAEKTIAHYLKLGIDPLTKTLVFSDGLDLPRALKIYRALQGRINVSFGIGTHFTCDLPGVEPMNIVVKMSACNGHPVAKISDTPGKAQCQDPDFIHYLKHVFQVA
- a CDS encoding lipopolysaccharide kinase InaA family protein: MAPDLASLQRISGDSAIDQWLQVPGSWVEEPNERRGGASGVQRVYTGDGRLLYRKQQTGHVYRDWQRPFGYPTAMRERDALRAFESLGIRVPRLVYSGCRKVDGQWQALLVTEALEGFSSLDECYARGDQDRWGEAKHQRILQQIGATIARMNLAHWQHGCLYPKHIFVRVEGEAIEVALIDLEKSRRRLTVNKASQHDLKQLKRRSSWTGAQWQAFIYGYQTAFGSAIKGLQT
- a CDS encoding class I SAM-dependent methyltransferase; translation: MNNPPVDLDFSHKYDREHAEAYLKKHQDGLARKLSHRRDVQLARHALKLAGQPNLVLDLPCGAGRFWPLLAEKDNRVIIGADNSADMLAVACAGQPDGVVKRVRPLQTSAFAIDLPDSSVDNIFCMRLLHHIGEADDRRVLLREFHRVTRDSVILSLWVDGNFKAWKRRRMEARRVANGEQTGYQNRFVLPAETVEREFRDAGFVVQKHLDFIPLYHMWRVYILRKE
- a CDS encoding sensor histidine kinase, coding for MEYKQSLARRIVIAFMLMTVAVGGLFSAGIVGVVHIIEERLISRDLGGELERILRDDLAQGRNPVLDPGMRFFISDGQGSYAMPPALDQLDVGFHEVFEGDLSFHALVRDIDGRRFVLLQDQSDFEAREQVLYASVLTGYVLSIALAGLLGWMLARKVMEPVVRLARQVRHREQLLGLAPPLAPDYANDEVGELAASFDETLGRLRDALKREQLFTSDVSHELRTPLMVIATSCELLAEEPSLGPRARGQLERMTKATEEMRDLVQTFLLLARAQKGEESLAPHGSLESIADDLVQVWREQVEARGLTLHYRNEGACAGQFNAPLLRAVMGNLLRNATHYTDAGSITLTLDEHGFSVEDTGAGVPEEQRERIFMPFVRGSSSSGRGEGLGLGLSLVKRICAAEGWSVTLSAVEPHGCRFEVLLDVA
- a CDS encoding response regulator transcription factor, producing the protein MRILVVEDNRDILANLADYLSLKGYTVDCAQDGLSGLHLAATEHYDLIVLDVMLPGIDGYALCRRLREDARRDTPVIMLTARDQLDDRLQGFRSGADDYLVKPFALSELSARIEAVLRRAQGGGRRELSVADLSYDLDTLEVKRAGKSLKLNPIGLKLLAVLMQKSPHVVRRDALEEAVWGDDCPDSDSLRSHVHQLRQVIDKPFSVALLHTVHGVGYRLAEEPNGV
- a CDS encoding phosphatase PAP2 family protein, with protein sequence MTQAAVHSPSRPFNPWLFLALPLGLAALLLAFEPVTLDLALANLMYDPGAGFIGRHSWFLENILHDRVKQLVIAISVLGLLVSIAGLFHRPWRALSRPLAYVFLAMSLAASIVTPLKALTAVQCPWSLAQFGGEETYSSLLSPRPPTEHPGRCWPGGHASSGFVLFALFFALRDRKPRLARYALAFAFAMGCLLSLSRMLQGAHFLSHNLWTMLFDWLICLGLYRLMLYRPETRGQRNGGADENRVQEDDSSAPSTPNSMGTFM